In Petrotoga mexicana DSM 14811, a single window of DNA contains:
- a CDS encoding alpha-amylase family glycosyl hydrolase: MAIDSPSWLKSSVIYEVFVRNYGNAGTFNDIYNDIERIKALGTDILWFMPFYPIGKVGRKGTHGSPYSIKDYEEISKEIGNKRDFKRLIDKAHDNGLKIMIDIVFNHTSLDSKLVETHPEWFVKDENGKLTRKVEDWMDVYDLDYENKDLWDYLIKVLDSWVDLGVDAFRCDVAPLVPLEFWKKARERLNQKKEVIWLAETLDPKFIHDLRTRGYNVHSDSEVYQSFDLTYDYDGFYYLKSYFSGEKDLNHYFDHVFLQNTIFPKNSIKMRFLENHDNPRIASVLEGKNKIKNWTVFYNLLPGASLIYAGQELMMEKLPNLFEKDPIKWDKGDYEFLSFFKKIVNMTKEIKSTCDQFSIRELSEGIIMIKWSGDKDEYITILNLEDRYGKIPVDFTLYGTDLITNEIVSIQYFFVISKLPIIIKTR; encoded by the coding sequence GTGGCAATAGACTCACCTAGTTGGTTAAAAAGTTCTGTAATTTATGAAGTTTTTGTTAGAAATTATGGAAATGCTGGAACCTTTAATGATATATACAACGATATTGAACGTATTAAGGCTTTGGGGACAGATATACTGTGGTTTATGCCTTTTTATCCTATTGGGAAAGTTGGTAGAAAAGGTACTCATGGAAGTCCTTATTCGATAAAAGATTACGAAGAAATATCTAAAGAAATTGGAAATAAGAGGGATTTTAAAAGATTAATAGACAAGGCACATGATAACGGATTAAAAATAATGATCGATATTGTTTTCAATCATACCTCTTTGGATTCAAAGCTGGTTGAAACACATCCGGAATGGTTTGTGAAAGATGAAAACGGAAAATTAACCAGAAAAGTTGAAGATTGGATGGATGTTTACGATTTGGATTATGAGAATAAGGATTTATGGGACTATCTAATAAAAGTTTTAGATAGCTGGGTTGATCTAGGTGTCGATGCTTTTAGATGTGATGTAGCACCACTTGTACCTTTAGAGTTCTGGAAAAAAGCTAGAGAACGATTGAACCAAAAAAAGGAAGTTATTTGGTTGGCAGAAACTCTTGATCCAAAATTTATTCATGATCTCAGAACTAGAGGGTACAATGTTCATTCAGATTCAGAAGTATATCAAAGCTTTGATCTTACATACGATTATGATGGCTTCTATTATCTAAAAAGTTATTTTTCTGGGGAGAAAGATTTAAATCATTATTTTGATCATGTTTTTTTGCAGAATACAATATTTCCAAAAAATTCTATTAAGATGCGTTTTTTAGAAAATCATGATAATCCAAGAATAGCATCAGTTTTAGAAGGGAAAAACAAGATCAAAAATTGGACTGTTTTCTATAATCTTTTGCCAGGAGCTTCTTTAATATATGCTGGACAAGAATTAATGATGGAAAAACTACCTAACCTTTTCGAAAAGGATCCGATTAAGTGGGACAAAGGTGATTATGAATTTTTAAGCTTCTTTAAGAAAATTGTTAACATGACCAAAGAGATTAAATCAACCTGTGACCAATTTTCTATTCGAGAGTTATCTGAGGGTATAATAATGATCAAATGGAGTGGAGATAAAGATGAATACATTACCATATTGAATTTGGAAGATAGATATGGAAAAATACCAGTAGATTTTACTTTATATGGGACTGATTTAATAACTAACGAAATTGTTTCTATACAATACTTCTTTGTAATCAGCAAATTACCTATTATTATTAAAACAAGATAA
- a CDS encoding DUF2225 domain-containing protein, translating to MKDFIRDFAVCPICQKEFSFDKVASTSIKVSSYDLDLKPEYRDINVSLYSLVTCPHCYFTFQEKDKDYIYEYLNSQNIEEVKQFLNNINKLSLPEVDNSSSKSHEFYAIQLMIAANIYAILGLPSEVVKILVKFAWYYREQNEEEKELGILYYCGKIIEKNYETFSEEDYIFSLFYLGYINYRLNNRKEAAKLFDYLLKNYNNPANPYLKAAKFLRGELK from the coding sequence ATGAAAGATTTTATTAGAGATTTTGCAGTTTGCCCAATATGTCAAAAAGAATTTTCATTTGATAAAGTAGCTTCAACGTCTATAAAAGTAAGTTCTTATGATTTAGATTTGAAACCTGAATACAGAGATATTAATGTATCTCTCTATTCTTTAGTTACTTGTCCTCATTGCTATTTTACTTTTCAGGAAAAAGATAAAGATTACATATATGAATATTTAAATTCTCAAAACATCGAAGAAGTTAAGCAGTTTTTAAATAATATAAATAAACTATCCCTTCCAGAAGTAGATAATTCTTCTTCAAAATCTCATGAATTTTATGCAATTCAACTTATGATAGCAGCCAATATTTATGCTATTTTGGGGCTGCCTAGCGAAGTAGTAAAAATTCTAGTAAAATTTGCTTGGTACTACCGGGAACAAAATGAAGAAGAAAAAGAGTTAGGAATACTTTACTATTGTGGAAAGATAATTGAAAAGAACTACGAAACATTTTCAGAAGAAGATTATATATTTTCGCTGTTTTATCTAGGCTATATAAATTATAGATTGAATAATAGAAAAGAAGCGGCGAAGTTGTTTGATTATTTATTAAAAAATTATAATAATCCTGCAAATCCGTATTTAAAGGCTGCAAAATTTCTAAGGGGTGAATTAAAGTGA
- the tig gene encoding trigger factor — MEKTLLSQDKNVKKYLIKFSKDEIEKIEDQIVREINQHYTFEGFRKGKVPKQVIKLRLGSDFNNMLLEEAEHELDHKIREEEKLLFPIIVESRAQDEEHIEFEVLLHTYPEIIKTEFENITVKIPESKEVVEDFVQRRLNDLLESNAILDPKEEPIQYGDYVRINYDLVDENGEVIKSDEEEEIIVREDDERELVKKLIGKTTGEEFELEKEDQDKKLIQKVRIAQVYTRKLPELNDNFAKELNIEVETLNELKETLRKEGEDAVKNWQDQFVVNYILSELPNYVDIDISDESVNYYIDATINDLKNKGKYEENLKKYDNDENKLREEIKKSALNWIKEMVVIEKLSLENDIKVGNEELSQEIKNFSTMYGLPFSRAQEIISSNPELSNEILWNKLREKVAQFIKEKVQIVEISKEEFEGENVTPTEDQKEEKVNTDNEASEEETGQN; from the coding sequence ATGGAAAAAACTTTACTTAGCCAAGACAAAAATGTTAAGAAATACCTCATCAAATTTTCTAAAGATGAAATTGAAAAAATTGAAGATCAAATCGTTCGAGAAATTAATCAACATTACACCTTTGAAGGATTTAGAAAAGGTAAGGTCCCCAAACAGGTTATTAAGTTGCGCTTAGGTTCTGATTTTAATAATATGTTATTAGAAGAAGCGGAACATGAGCTGGATCACAAAATCAGAGAAGAAGAAAAGTTGCTTTTCCCAATTATTGTTGAATCAAGAGCTCAAGATGAGGAACACATAGAATTCGAGGTTTTACTTCACACCTATCCTGAAATTATAAAAACAGAATTTGAAAATATTACGGTTAAAATCCCTGAATCTAAAGAAGTGGTTGAGGACTTTGTACAGAGAAGATTGAATGATTTACTGGAGAGCAACGCAATATTAGATCCCAAAGAAGAACCTATTCAGTACGGAGATTATGTAAGAATTAATTATGATTTAGTAGATGAAAACGGTGAAGTGATCAAATCTGATGAAGAAGAGGAAATAATAGTTAGAGAAGATGATGAAAGAGAACTCGTTAAAAAACTCATAGGAAAAACTACTGGCGAGGAATTTGAATTAGAAAAAGAAGATCAAGACAAAAAATTGATTCAAAAAGTTCGAATTGCACAAGTTTATACAAGAAAACTTCCTGAACTAAACGATAATTTTGCAAAAGAGCTGAATATTGAAGTAGAAACATTGAACGAGTTGAAAGAGACGTTGAGAAAAGAAGGAGAAGATGCCGTTAAAAATTGGCAGGATCAATTTGTGGTTAACTATATCTTATCGGAGTTACCTAATTATGTGGATATTGATATATCTGATGAAAGTGTAAATTATTATATTGATGCAACCATAAACGATCTTAAAAACAAGGGTAAATACGAAGAAAACTTAAAAAAATACGATAATGACGAAAATAAATTGAGAGAGGAAATCAAAAAGAGTGCATTGAATTGGATAAAAGAGATGGTTGTCATCGAAAAACTATCCTTAGAAAACGATATCAAAGTAGGAAACGAAGAGTTATCACAAGAGATCAAGAACTTCTCAACTATGTATGGTTTACCTTTCTCACGTGCTCAGGAAATAATAAGCTCAAATCCTGAACTATCTAATGAAATTCTATGGAACAAATTAAGAGAAAAAGTAGCCCAATTCATCAAAGAGAAAGTACAAATAGTTGAAATATCAAAAGAAGAGTTCGAAGGTGAAAATGTAACCCCAACCGAAGATCAAAAAGAAGAAAAAGTAAATACTGATAATGAAGCAAGTGAAGAAGAGACTGGACAAAATTAG
- a CDS encoding isocitrate/isopropylmalate dehydrogenase family protein yields the protein MYTVTLIPGDGIGPEITSVVVDVFEHMNVPIIWDLVEAGEKVIEKYGTPLPDYVIDSIRKNKVALKGPITTPIGKGFRSVNVTLRERLNLYANLRPIKSLVGLNTKYDNVDLVVVRENTEGLYKGIEYKIDDTACAVRVITKNASDKIAYFTFKYAKENKRKKVTAVHKANILKITDGLFLESIRKVASEYPEIEYEEKIVDNMSMQLVLNPEKYDVIVAPNLYGDILSDLAAGLIGGLGLAPAANIGEDAAIFEAVHGSAPDITNKGIANPIALLSSSIMLLDYLKLNKLAKKLENAISATVKDIQVLTPDLGGKGNIESMKNKIISFLS from the coding sequence ATGTATACAGTTACTTTGATTCCGGGTGATGGAATAGGTCCAGAAATAACCTCTGTAGTTGTAGATGTCTTTGAGCATATGAACGTTCCTATTATTTGGGATTTAGTGGAAGCTGGAGAGAAGGTAATTGAGAAATATGGAACTCCTCTGCCTGATTATGTAATAGATTCGATTAGGAAAAACAAAGTAGCTTTGAAAGGTCCGATAACTACGCCAATAGGTAAAGGATTTAGAAGTGTGAATGTTACACTAAGAGAAAGGTTGAACCTGTATGCAAACTTACGACCAATTAAAAGTTTAGTGGGCCTCAATACCAAATACGATAATGTCGATTTGGTTGTAGTGAGAGAAAATACCGAAGGTTTGTATAAAGGGATTGAATACAAGATCGACGATACAGCTTGTGCCGTTAGAGTGATAACAAAAAATGCAAGCGATAAGATTGCATATTTTACATTTAAATATGCAAAAGAAAATAAAAGAAAGAAAGTTACAGCTGTACATAAGGCAAACATTCTAAAGATTACAGATGGCTTATTTTTAGAATCTATTAGAAAAGTTGCAAGCGAATATCCTGAAATAGAGTACGAAGAAAAGATCGTTGACAATATGTCTATGCAGTTGGTATTGAATCCCGAAAAATATGATGTAATTGTCGCTCCTAATTTGTACGGAGATATCCTTTCCGATTTAGCCGCAGGTTTGATAGGAGGATTGGGTCTTGCTCCAGCTGCTAATATTGGCGAGGATGCTGCGATCTTTGAAGCGGTCCATGGAAGTGCTCCAGATATAACCAATAAAGGTATAGCAAACCCGATTGCTTTATTAAGCTCATCCATTATGTTATTAGATTATTTAAAACTGAATAAGTTAGCAAAAAAACTCGAAAATGCTATTTCTGCAACGGTTAAAGATATACAAGTTTTAACACCGGATTTAGGTGGAAAAGGTAACATAGAGTCTATGAAAAATAAAATTATTTCATTTTTGAGTTGA
- a CDS encoding 3-isopropylmalate dehydratase large subunit — protein sequence MSTYKTISEKIFSDHLGRDVEAGEIVIVDVDFMMGQDGTTPLAIKTFENVGAKKVANPEKVAFVIDHNAPSPSEKVSALHKLMRDFSSNYGTKFYDIGEGICHQLIPEKGHALPGQIVIGADSHTCTYGAINCFSTGVGSTDLAIAMASGKLWFKVPQSVKIVLEGSLPTGVYSKDVALYIIKNLTANGATYKAVEFEGPVIDNLSVEARFTISNMSVEMGAKVGLMKLDEKAENWVKERTDKPFKSYEPDEGANYEEIYKFDVSDLEPQIAKPHTVDNVSPISEVEGIPIHQGLLGTCTNGRIEDLRIAANILKGKRIHKGVRLIVAPASKDTLLKAMNEGIIQTLIQAGATVVAPGCGPCVGTHNGVPSDGENVISSANRNFKGRMGNNKAFIYLGSPATVAASCIEGKITDPRKYL from the coding sequence ATGTCAACCTACAAAACAATATCTGAAAAGATATTCAGTGATCATTTAGGTAGAGATGTGGAAGCAGGGGAAATAGTGATAGTTGATGTTGATTTCATGATGGGGCAAGATGGGACCACTCCATTAGCTATTAAGACGTTTGAAAATGTTGGAGCAAAAAAAGTTGCGAATCCTGAAAAAGTTGCTTTTGTAATAGACCACAATGCACCCAGTCCAAGTGAAAAAGTCTCTGCCTTACATAAGTTGATGAGAGATTTTAGTAGCAATTACGGTACGAAGTTTTACGATATCGGTGAGGGTATATGTCATCAATTAATTCCTGAAAAAGGCCATGCCTTACCTGGACAGATCGTAATAGGGGCGGATTCTCACACGTGTACTTATGGGGCTATTAATTGTTTCTCAACGGGTGTCGGTTCAACAGATTTGGCTATTGCTATGGCGAGTGGTAAGTTATGGTTTAAGGTACCACAAAGTGTAAAAATTGTTTTAGAAGGTTCTCTGCCAACAGGTGTTTATTCTAAGGATGTTGCGTTGTATATTATAAAGAATCTGACAGCCAATGGAGCAACTTACAAGGCTGTAGAGTTTGAGGGACCAGTTATTGATAATTTATCGGTTGAGGCAAGATTTACCATTTCTAATATGTCAGTGGAAATGGGAGCCAAAGTCGGTTTGATGAAACTTGATGAAAAAGCTGAAAATTGGGTAAAGGAAAGAACTGATAAACCATTTAAAAGTTACGAACCAGATGAAGGTGCAAATTATGAAGAAATATATAAATTTGATGTCAGCGATTTAGAACCTCAAATTGCCAAACCCCATACCGTTGATAATGTTAGTCCAATTAGTGAAGTTGAAGGTATTCCTATACATCAAGGTTTGTTAGGTACGTGCACTAACGGAAGAATTGAAGATCTAAGAATAGCTGCGAATATCTTAAAAGGCAAGAGAATCCATAAGGGTGTTAGACTTATTGTGGCTCCTGCATCTAAAGATACCTTATTAAAAGCTATGAATGAGGGAATAATTCAAACTTTAATTCAAGCAGGAGCGACGGTAGTTGCCCCAGGCTGTGGGCCTTGTGTCGGTACACACAATGGAGTACCTTCTGATGGAGAGAATGTAATTTCTTCCGCGAATAGAAATTTCAAAGGAAGAATGGGAAACAACAAAGCTTTCATCTATTTGGGATCACCTGCCACAGTGGCGGCTTCTTGTATTGAGGGAAAAATAACGGATCCTCGAAAATATTTGTGA
- the ftsY gene encoding signal recognition particle-docking protein FtsY: protein MGIFEKFKNGLSKARNTIFKNIKTIFSGKVLDDDVLEELEEILIMSDMGVEVSHEILKELKSRYKADNSYNDPLLLLRDILVENLQKDEVVNDFQQKPYVILIVGVNGSGKTTTAAKLAKMYSSQGKEVVLAAADTFRAAAIEQLKEWGNRLNTTVIAHQKGSDAAAVVYDAITHAKSRGKDVVLIDTAGRLHTKSNLMDELKKIRRVVEREVPGAPHETLLVLDGTTGQNGISQAKAFKEAIDITGIIVTKLDGTAKGGIAFAINHELNIPIKLVGFGEKEDDLQIFDPLSYCDALLGVDEVE, encoded by the coding sequence ATGGGAATTTTTGAAAAGTTCAAAAATGGTTTGAGTAAAGCGAGAAATACCATATTTAAAAATATCAAAACTATTTTTTCAGGTAAAGTTCTTGACGATGATGTATTGGAAGAATTAGAAGAGATTTTAATAATGTCTGATATGGGTGTTGAAGTTTCCCATGAAATTTTGAAAGAGTTAAAAAGTAGATATAAAGCTGATAATTCTTACAATGATCCCCTTTTATTATTGAGAGATATTTTAGTGGAAAATTTACAGAAAGACGAAGTAGTTAACGACTTTCAGCAAAAACCTTATGTAATACTCATTGTTGGAGTAAACGGTAGCGGTAAAACTACAACTGCTGCTAAGTTAGCAAAGATGTATTCTAGCCAAGGTAAAGAAGTTGTTTTAGCTGCCGCAGATACATTTAGGGCTGCTGCAATTGAGCAGCTCAAAGAGTGGGGTAATAGGTTAAATACCACTGTAATAGCTCACCAAAAAGGTTCAGATGCCGCAGCTGTGGTGTACGATGCAATAACGCACGCAAAATCAAGAGGTAAAGATGTAGTGTTAATAGATACTGCAGGACGTTTGCATACAAAAAGCAATTTAATGGATGAATTGAAAAAAATAAGGCGTGTGGTTGAAAGGGAAGTTCCAGGAGCTCCTCATGAAACACTGTTAGTTCTTGATGGAACTACTGGTCAAAATGGTATTTCTCAAGCAAAGGCTTTTAAAGAAGCTATAGATATAACGGGTATAATCGTGACTAAACTGGATGGAACCGCCAAAGGGGGAATAGCTTTCGCTATAAACCATGAACTCAATATTCCAATAAAGCTAGTAGGATTTGGGGAAAAAGAAGACGATTTACAAATCTTTGATCCGTTATCCTACTGTGATGCTTTACTAGGTGTTGATGAAGTAGAATGA
- a CDS encoding DUF4097 family beta strand repeat-containing protein, with protein sequence MQKIDLNDVKVIKIKAKNFHGRIKICHSEITYLEYGDQDINVGTAWNSDHTSVSIDIDYEKGDFLSKFFSFSKMFHEVPINLYIGDQVNDITLDLSSADIETDLDSTNLYNLAIKTRSGDVDIIGSNQTKTLKSLRVDTGSGDVSIDLNNSEMDELILKGASGDFEIHNVNISYGDFSMASGDVLVQNSKIVNLKLSVASGDVLIKNSIVKVANFKSASGDISVDSLDRDFYCIVNTASGDINLIVQGREKIYLEAPIHRYSSSIRSNVDLVQSSDSSTMPKKRVLKINVMSGDISIKGVELHEKIIEEVEKEESKDISKGDEFLTIEEKKILSLLKEGKISRSFAIELLKELGYSEELAEKFLKDRGE encoded by the coding sequence ATGCAAAAGATTGATTTGAATGATGTAAAAGTTATTAAAATAAAGGCCAAAAATTTTCACGGACGAATAAAAATTTGCCACAGTGAAATAACATATCTCGAATACGGAGATCAAGATATTAACGTCGGGACTGCTTGGAATTCAGATCATACAAGCGTATCAATCGACATTGATTATGAAAAAGGTGATTTCTTATCAAAATTTTTTTCTTTCTCTAAAATGTTCCATGAAGTACCTATTAATTTGTACATAGGTGATCAAGTTAACGATATAACGTTAGACTTATCATCAGCTGATATAGAAACGGACTTGGATTCTACTAACTTATATAATTTAGCGATCAAAACACGATCAGGAGATGTAGATATTATTGGATCTAATCAAACTAAAACTTTGAAATCTTTAAGGGTGGATACTGGGTCTGGGGATGTGAGTATCGACTTAAATAACAGTGAGATGGATGAATTGATTTTAAAAGGAGCTTCTGGAGATTTTGAAATTCACAACGTAAATATATCATATGGTGATTTTAGCATGGCTAGTGGCGATGTTCTAGTTCAAAACTCTAAAATTGTAAATCTTAAGTTAAGTGTGGCTTCCGGTGATGTCTTAATAAAAAATTCTATCGTGAAAGTAGCAAACTTTAAATCAGCTAGTGGTGATATCTCTGTAGATTCCTTAGACAGAGATTTTTATTGTATTGTAAACACTGCTTCCGGAGATATAAATCTAATAGTTCAAGGAAGAGAGAAAATCTATTTAGAAGCTCCAATACATAGATATTCTTCATCTATAAGATCAAACGTCGATTTAGTTCAAAGTAGTGATTCTTCTACTATGCCCAAAAAAAGAGTTTTAAAAATTAATGTAATGAGTGGAGATATTAGTATCAAAGGTGTAGAACTTCATGAGAAAATCATAGAAGAAGTGGAGAAAGAAGAAAGCAAAGATATTTCCAAAGGCGACGAATTCTTAACCATTGAAGAAAAAAAGATATTGTCTTTATTAAAAGAGGGAAAGATTTCTCGATCTTTTGCGATAGAACTTTTAAAAGAGTTGGGATACTCTGAAGAGCTTGCAGAAAAATTTTTAAAGGACAGGGGGGAGTAA
- a CDS encoding 3-isopropylmalate dehydratase small subunit → MELKGYSHKFGDDVNTDYIISGKYKFSTIDMDELSVHLMEDLRPNFYNEIKKGDFIVAGENFGCGSSREQAPLVIKHAGISAVIATSFARIFYRNSINIGLPLVEVPTNNIDEGDLLTVDLEKGVVKNLTKDEVLKIKSLPKVMLKILQSGGLVNYYKKYGTLELID, encoded by the coding sequence ATGGAATTAAAAGGTTATTCACATAAATTTGGTGACGATGTAAACACCGACTATATTATCTCCGGAAAATACAAATTCAGTACCATCGATATGGACGAATTATCTGTTCATTTGATGGAGGATCTAAGGCCAAATTTTTATAATGAAATCAAAAAAGGTGATTTCATTGTTGCAGGAGAAAATTTTGGTTGTGGTTCTTCTAGAGAGCAAGCGCCTTTAGTGATAAAACACGCTGGTATCAGTGCTGTAATAGCAACTTCTTTCGCCCGAATATTTTATAGAAATTCCATAAATATTGGGTTACCTTTGGTTGAAGTTCCCACTAATAATATAGATGAAGGTGATTTATTGACTGTTGATCTAGAAAAAGGTGTAGTTAAGAATCTTACCAAAGATGAAGTTTTGAAGATTAAATCTCTCCCCAAAGTGATGTTAAAGATTTTACAAAGTGGGGGTTTGGTTAATTATTACAAAAAATACGGTACTTTAGAATTAATAGATTAG
- a CDS encoding WecB/TagA/CpsF family glycosyltransferase yields the protein MNILVGRFLLKDIPMVYGSQDDIYSFIEDQIGKEKLWIVTLNALMYMEYLKGNEYSKAISKASFSIPDGVGIVKLLKKKGIETERCPGIDTMKYLLELSEINNYRIFLLGSEESVVGQAAQIIEKMFNVNIVGFHHGYFDISAEREVVRKINDSKTDLLFVGMGIPKQESFIFRNYETLQAKLMMGVGGSFDVFAGVTRRAPLFFQKLGLEWLYRMFEEPHRFKKLPDLFKFYMNLYRNKD from the coding sequence GTGAATATATTGGTTGGACGGTTTCTTTTGAAAGATATCCCGATGGTTTATGGCAGTCAAGATGATATTTATTCTTTTATCGAAGATCAAATTGGAAAAGAGAAGCTTTGGATAGTTACTTTAAATGCGTTGATGTATATGGAATATTTAAAGGGTAACGAATATTCTAAAGCAATTAGTAAAGCTTCTTTTTCCATTCCTGATGGGGTGGGAATAGTTAAATTACTCAAAAAGAAAGGAATTGAGACGGAAAGGTGCCCCGGTATAGATACAATGAAATATTTATTAGAATTGTCTGAAATAAATAATTATAGAATATTTTTGCTTGGGTCAGAAGAGAGTGTGGTTGGACAAGCTGCTCAAATAATTGAGAAAATGTTCAACGTAAATATTGTTGGATTTCATCATGGGTATTTTGATATAAGTGCTGAACGAGAGGTTGTTCGAAAAATTAATGATAGTAAAACAGATCTCCTTTTTGTAGGGATGGGAATTCCAAAACAGGAATCCTTTATTTTCCGAAACTATGAAACGTTACAAGCAAAGCTTATGATGGGAGTTGGTGGTAGCTTTGACGTATTTGCTGGTGTTACGAGAAGGGCTCCTCTTTTCTTTCAAAAGCTTGGATTAGAATGGTTGTATAGAATGTTTGAAGAGCCCCATCGATTCAAAAAATTACCTGATTTATTTAAATTTTATATGAATTTGTATAGAAATAAAGATTAA
- a CDS encoding DUF2089 domain-containing protein, whose amino-acid sequence MSKYRLSKCPVCGGKLNIIKYRCEECGTEISGNFELEEFAQLTNQQLNFLKIFIKVRGNLSELQKELGISYPTAKARLEEVATAMGYESESIESREKTLEILEKIEKGEITPEDAKELLKKYKK is encoded by the coding sequence ATGTCAAAATACCGTTTATCCAAATGCCCGGTATGTGGGGGTAAGTTAAATATCATAAAATATCGATGTGAAGAATGCGGAACTGAAATATCTGGCAATTTCGAATTAGAAGAATTTGCTCAATTAACAAACCAACAATTAAATTTTTTGAAGATTTTTATTAAGGTGAGAGGAAATTTATCGGAATTACAAAAAGAACTTGGTATCTCTTATCCTACAGCAAAAGCAAGATTAGAAGAAGTTGCCACAGCAATGGGGTACGAATCTGAAAGCATTGAAAGTAGAGAAAAAACCCTTGAAATCCTTGAAAAAATTGAAAAAGGAGAGATTACCCCTGAAGATGCAAAAGAATTATTAAAAAAATACAAAAAATAA